A single Triticum dicoccoides isolate Atlit2015 ecotype Zavitan chromosome 2A, WEW_v2.0, whole genome shotgun sequence DNA region contains:
- the LOC119354305 gene encoding AAA-ATPase At3g50940-like, which produces MNPRAPVHIRGVEHTRVRIALMDNLPLTTMAGAAASSLEGGGRVVDTYKKALATAASVAAYAMLVRSMARELLPEELRAAVRWGAAFVRARLGAGDKERHTIVIRRHLDAGYNENHLFEAARAYLATKIDPTAMRRLCLARTRYKEPDGSSSWSTLLCMDDGGSTTDTFDGVDFKWTSIETGGDEGKKGKGHRAAPRETLELSFDAEHTEAALERYVPFIMSTAEQLQRRDRALKIFMNEGRSWHGINHHHPATFDTLAMDPALKQAVTDDLDRFLKRKEYYRRIGKAWKRGYLLFGPPGTGKSSLVAAMANYLRFNLYDLDLSEVRLNSALQRLLIAMPNKSILVIEDIDCCFDAKSREDRTMPVPADDGSSSDDDVPEDMAHHPGARQQQTITLSGLLNFIDGLWSTSGEERIIIFTTNYKDRLDPALLRPGRMDMHIYMGHCCWEAFKTLARNYHLVDDHALFPGIQELLAAVEVKVTPAEVSEMLLRSEDADVALRVLTEFLQDKRSKARKEATEIKIGVAEKAM; this is translated from the coding sequence ATGAACCCTAGAGCACCAGTACATATACGAGGCGTGGAGCACACTCGTGTTCGCATCGCACTCATGGATAACTTGCCACTGACCACCATGGCCGGAGCCGCGGCGTCGTCGTTGGAAGGAGGCGGGAGGGTGGTGGACACGTACAAGAAGGCGCTGGCCACGGCGGCGTCCGTGGCCGCGTACGCCATGCTGGTGCGCAGCATGGCCAGGGAGCTCCTCCCCGAGGAGCTGCGCGCCGCGGTGCGCTGGGGTGCCGCGTTCGTGCGCGCCCGCCTCGGCGCCGGCGACAAGGAGCGCCACACCATCGTCATCCGCCGCCACTTGGACGCCGGGTACAACGAGAACCACCTCTTCGAGGCGGCGCGCGCCTACCTGGCCACCAAGATCGACCCGACCGCCATGCGCCGGCTCTGCCTCGCGCGCACCCGGTACAAGGAGCCCGACGGGAGCAGCAGCTGGAGCACACTCCTGTGCATGGACGATGGGGGCTCCACCACCGACACCTTCGACGGCGTCGACTTCAAATGGACGTCCATCGAGACCGGCGGCGACGAAGGCAAGAAGGGAAAGGGGCATCGGGCCGCGCCACGCGAGACCCTCGAGCTCAGCTTTGACGCCGAGCACACGGAGGCGGCCCTCGAGCGGTACGTGCCGTTCATCATGTCCACGGCGGAGCAGCTGCAGCGGCGGGATCGCGCGCTCAAGATCTTCATGAACGAGGGTCGGTCGTGGCAcggcatcaaccaccaccacccggCCACGTTCGACACGCTCGCCATGGATCCGGCACTCAAGCAGGCCGTCACCGACGACCTCGACCGTTTCCTCAAGCGGAAGGAGTACTACCGGCGGATCGGCAAGGCTTGGAAGCGCGGGTATCTGCTCTTCGGTCCACCTGGGACCGGCAAGTCCAGCCTTGTCGCCGCCATGGCCAACTACCTCCGGTTCAACCTCTACGACCTCGATCTCTCCGAGGTGCGCCTCAACTCGGCGCTTCAGAGGCTGCTTATCGCCATGCCCAACAAATCCATCCTCGTCATCGAGGACATCGACTGCTGCTTCGACGCCAAGTCGAGGGAGGACCGCACGATGCCGGTGCCGGCCGACGACGGCAGTTCATCAGACGACGACGTCCCGGAGGACATGGCCCACCACCCGGGAGCGCGCCAACAGCAGACCATaacgctgtccgggctgctcaacttCATCGACGGGCTGTGGTCGACGAGCGGCGAGGAgcgcatcatcatcttcaccaccaacTACAAGGACCGGCTCGACCCGGCGCTGCTGCGGCCGGGGCGCATGGACATGCACATCTACATGGGCCACTGCTGCTGGGAGGCGTTCAAGACGTTGGCCAGGAACTATCACCTCGTGGATGACCATGCTCTGTTCCCAGGGATACAGGAACTGCTGGCCGCGGTGGAGGTGAAGGTGACGCCGGCCGAGGTGTCCGAGATGCTGCTGCGGAGCGAAGACGCCGACGTTGCGCTACGGGTGCTGACGGAGTTCCTCCAGGACAAGAGAAGCAAGGCAAGAAAAGAGGCAACAGAAATCAAGATCGGCGTAGCAGAGAAGGCAATGTAG